GAACTCGTCGTCGAGCACGAGGTCCGTGAGGCCCTTCGGCGGCCCGTCGAGCGGCAGCGCGTCCGGCCCCTTCGCCCAGGTGGACGCGGGATGCGGCGTCACCGTCTCGGTGACCATCGCGTACGCGGCCAGCCAGTGCGCGGTCTTCGGCCGGTCGATGGAGCGCCAGTAGAGGTCGTTGACCCGGTCGGCGAGCGCCACGACCACGTCGGCGACGTCGTCCCAGTCGATCGTGAGCCGCGTGTCGGTCCAGTGCAGCACGTGGTGCTGGTGCAGCCACGCGAACAGCAGCTGGCCGCCGAGGCCGTCGTAGTTGCGGACGCGGGATCCGGTGATGGCGAAGCGGAAGATGCGGTCGAAGATCACCGCGTGCTGCACGAGCCCGGCGCGCTCGAGGAGGGCGTCGTCGGCGGCGGTGCGCTCGGCGGGATCCACGGCGGCGAGCCGGCGCTGGATGCCGACGGCCTCGCGGAAGGCCGTGAGGTCGCAGCGCAGCTCCTCGATCGAGTAGAGGAAGAAGGGCATCCGCTGCTTGATCATGAACGGGTCGAACGGCAGGTCGCCGCGCATGTGGGTGCGATCGTGGATGAGGTCCCACATGACGAAGGTCTCCTCCGCGAGCCGCTGGTCGTCCAGCAGGCGGCGCGCGTCCTCCGGCAGCTCCAGCTTCGTGACCTCGGCGGCGTGGCGCACCACGCGGCGGAAGCGGGCCGCCTCGCGGTCGGCGAAGATCGCGCCCCAGGTGAAGGTCGGGATCTCGCGCATGGCCACGGTCTCGGGGAACAGCACCGCGGAGTTGGTGTCGTAGCCGGGCGTGAAGTCGACGAAGCGGATGGGGACGAACAGCGCGTTGCCGTAGTCGCCCGCCTCCAGCTCCGCCACGAACTCGGGCCAGACGACCTCGATCAGCACGGCCTCGACGAGGCGGCTGGCGCTGCCGTTCTGCGTGGTCATGGGGAACACGACGAGGTGCCGGATCCCGTCGACGCGGTCGCGCTGCGGCTGGAAGGCGCTCAGCGAGTCGAGGAAGTCGGGGACGCCGAGGCCGGCGTCGACCCAGCGCGCGAAGTCCACGTCGAGGGCCGCGAGGTAGGCGGCGTCGTGCGGGAAGAGCGGGGCGAGCGCGCGCACCGAGTCGCGGATCACGCCGACGAGGCGCGCGGCCTCGGCGTGGTGCGCGGCTTCCGGGACCGAGCCGTCCTTCACCTGCATCGGCTGGAGCGCGACGGCGGCGTCCTTGAGGGCGAGCCAGGCGGGGGAGGAGGCGACGCGCGCGACGTCCTCGACGACCTCGGGCTCGCCGATGACGGCTGCGGGGGCTGCGGCGCTGGACATGGATCGACCTCCGATCGTGCGGGTGGCGTGCGGTGCCTCCACCGTATCCGCGGGTCCGGCGCGGGATCGTGTCCGAGGAGCGGGATCCGCGCGTGCATCGGAGCGCTCGCGCAGCATCCGTGCGCGGGGGCCGCGCGGATCAGTCGCCGTCGTCCCAGACGACCGGCGTCGTCGCCCCCGCCTCGTGGTCGCGGCGGAGGATCCCGTAGCCGACCGAGGCGCGCGGCTCGCCGCCCGCGACGGGCCAGCCGTCGCGGTAGTGCGCCTCCTTCACGAAGCCCGCGCGCACGAGCGTCCGGCGCATCGCCCGGTTGTCCTCGCGGGTCTGCCCCTCGAAGCGCGTGACGTGCGGGTAGGTGCGGAACACGTGGTCGGTCAGCGCGCGGAGCACGTGCGCGCCGAGGCCCCGGCCGCGCGCCGACTCGGCGAGGCGGAGGTCGAACATGGCCCCCGGATCCTCGAGGTCGTCGAGCACCGCGAGGCCCACGCGCCCGGATCCCGCGACCTCGACCCACAGCGCGGCGTGCTCGGGCGCGTCGAAGTCGCCGTCGGCGATGCGCGCGTCGACGGCCTCGGCGGTCGGCCGGGGCCTCACGTGGAACGGGAACGCGTTCGAGGTGAGGAACGCGCGGAGGTCGTCCGCCTCGGCGCGCGGGTCGACGGGCACCAGCGCGACGCGCGGGTCCGGGCTCACCACGGCGGGCCGCACAGGTCGAGCTCGCCGTCCTCGGGCGCGGGCAGGCGCCCGGGGCGGATCCGGGTGGGCTCGTAGTCGAGGAGCACGCGCTCGCCGGCCTGCCGCATCCACGTCGTGCCGGCGAACGGCACGAAGCCCACCTGCGCGTAGTAGCCGGACATGCGCGGCGCGCAGATGAGCTGCGTGAGGTCGGGGTCGTGCTCGTCGACGGCCTCGAGCGCCCGGTCGAGCGCGGCGCGGCCGTAGCCCCGGCCGCGCACGGACGGGTGGCTCGCGACGCCGCCGATGCCGGCCAGCCGCACGGGGCGCCCGTCGAGCAGGCCGTCGCGGTGCACGACGACGACCATCGCCGCGACGCCGCC
This is a stretch of genomic DNA from Clavibacter zhangzhiyongii. It encodes these proteins:
- a CDS encoding DUF6421 family protein; the protein is MSSAAAPAAVIGEPEVVEDVARVASSPAWLALKDAAVALQPMQVKDGSVPEAAHHAEAARLVGVIRDSVRALAPLFPHDAAYLAALDVDFARWVDAGLGVPDFLDSLSAFQPQRDRVDGIRHLVVFPMTTQNGSASRLVEAVLIEVVWPEFVAELEAGDYGNALFVPIRFVDFTPGYDTNSAVLFPETVAMREIPTFTWGAIFADREAARFRRVVRHAAEVTKLELPEDARRLLDDQRLAEETFVMWDLIHDRTHMRGDLPFDPFMIKQRMPFFLYSIEELRCDLTAFREAVGIQRRLAAVDPAERTAADDALLERAGLVQHAVIFDRIFRFAITGSRVRNYDGLGGQLLFAWLHQHHVLHWTDTRLTIDWDDVADVVVALADRVNDLYWRSIDRPKTAHWLAAYAMVTETVTPHPASTWAKGPDALPLDGPPKGLTDLVLDDEFPLSMFFEALERKMRDVIGSTAGITGQAA
- a CDS encoding GNAT family N-acetyltransferase, with product MSPDPRVALVPVDPRAEADDLRAFLTSNAFPFHVRPRPTAEAVDARIADGDFDAPEHAALWVEVAGSGRVGLAVLDDLEDPGAMFDLRLAESARGRGLGAHVLRALTDHVFRTYPHVTRFEGQTREDNRAMRRTLVRAGFVKEAHYRDGWPVAGGEPRASVGYGILRRDHEAGATTPVVWDDGD
- a CDS encoding GNAT family N-acetyltransferase yields the protein MITELHVASALSPADRAATGALADLAFALPPDDPASRMVWAAADETVIARDPDGGVAAMVVVVHRDGLLDGRPVRLAGIGGVASHPSVRGRGYGRAALDRALEAVDEHDPDLTQLICAPRMSGYYAQVGFVPFAGTTWMRQAGERVLLDYEPTRIRPGRLPAPEDGELDLCGPPW